In Halorhabdus tiamatea SARL4B, a genomic segment contains:
- a CDS encoding DUF2150 family protein: MSTPPGEYYTAERWQNWIERIESEDIDPEQEDSARLLLNLQDDTAIAVAKIVTDYDDGELEAERALEELEGVREIVLDDVAIDDEEKLMVVDGVQTSLVCVFYAAEEYVAGGVAEAPIADLIEAASEAEAEENMDAALGYCAQAGTRIIADEAELPRDVVDDLEFGLVAEWVNGLDSLQTAMSDPEVVEEDEE, from the coding sequence ATGAGCACTCCGCCGGGGGAATACTACACAGCAGAACGGTGGCAAAACTGGATCGAACGGATCGAATCAGAAGACATCGATCCCGAGCAGGAAGACTCGGCTCGTCTCCTGTTGAACCTCCAGGACGATACGGCGATCGCGGTCGCGAAGATCGTCACTGACTACGACGACGGCGAACTCGAAGCCGAGCGCGCCCTCGAAGAGCTCGAGGGCGTCCGTGAGATCGTCCTCGACGACGTCGCCATCGACGACGAGGAGAAGCTGATGGTCGTCGACGGCGTCCAGACGTCACTGGTCTGTGTCTTTTACGCCGCCGAGGAGTACGTCGCCGGCGGTGTCGCCGAGGCGCCGATCGCGGACCTCATCGAGGCGGCGAGCGAGGCCGAGGCCGAGGAGAACATGGACGCCGCGCTGGGGTACTGTGCCCAGGCCGGGACGCGGATCATCGCCGACGAGGCGGAACTCCCGAGAGACGTCGTCGACGACCTGGAGTTCGGGCTGGTCGCCGAGTGGGTCAACGGGTTAGACAGCCTGCAAACGGCGATGAGCGATCCCGAGGTCGTCGAAGAAGACGAGGAGTAG
- a CDS encoding ISH6 family transposase: protein MHATIDVRLTVSIDDDKTIPLATLAEFITDQNIESVLLEGLVESLDAARVEALCGEKHAHGNGDQRYQRAGTDTRTAVTTAGEHEFDLHYVEDTAADHDEPSYFRPVEDVLSFDGENRYQQDIAAKSVDLATSLSYRDAADHGDGILSEMPSPTTINRRAREYGSKLKQFLPDCVADTDADAVIPDATKCHSQDDDRSYHSVQATLGKDTAEESRSLLDLSVNADWDETAADLDDIDAVTDDATVVSDAEEGMVTAFTDENRNHQLDLVHVGRTLDYNLWDDGVFSLDRRNEIVSEVIDEVFHLKNSVAKHRPEEEFAAIRERIARTTERIEKTAWQLDQYGSEKAAGYLRRWVPSIVTFAEQAVEGFEVPWTSNPVERLMGEVSKRCKNQWMRWTTEGLEAILQLRLVKYADPEHYQAFLDELLQRSTKTAMSCDLSIESTRGKL from the coding sequence ATGCACGCCACAATCGACGTGCGGTTGACCGTTAGCATCGACGACGACAAAACGATACCGCTGGCCACGCTTGCCGAGTTCATCACCGATCAGAACATCGAATCAGTTCTTCTCGAAGGACTCGTCGAGAGCCTCGACGCGGCTCGCGTCGAGGCGCTCTGTGGTGAAAAACACGCCCACGGCAACGGTGACCAGCGCTACCAACGCGCCGGTACCGATACCCGCACGGCCGTCACAACCGCCGGTGAGCACGAATTCGACCTTCACTACGTCGAAGATACCGCCGCTGACCACGACGAACCCAGCTACTTCCGCCCCGTCGAAGATGTTCTTAGCTTCGACGGAGAAAACCGTTATCAGCAGGACATTGCGGCCAAGAGCGTCGATCTCGCTACCTCGCTCAGCTATCGTGACGCCGCTGACCACGGCGACGGCATCCTCTCGGAGATGCCGTCGCCGACCACGATCAACCGCCGCGCCAGAGAATACGGCAGCAAGCTCAAACAGTTCCTTCCAGACTGTGTCGCTGACACAGACGCTGATGCGGTTATTCCTGACGCCACGAAGTGTCACAGTCAAGACGACGACCGCTCGTACCACTCCGTCCAAGCCACGCTCGGCAAAGATACTGCCGAGGAGTCCCGCTCCCTGCTGGATCTCTCGGTCAACGCTGACTGGGACGAGACAGCCGCCGACCTCGACGACATCGACGCAGTCACTGACGACGCGACGGTCGTCAGTGACGCTGAGGAGGGTATGGTCACGGCCTTTACCGACGAAAATCGCAATCACCAACTTGATCTCGTCCACGTCGGCCGAACACTGGACTACAACCTCTGGGACGACGGCGTGTTCTCCTTGGATCGACGAAACGAGATCGTCTCGGAGGTGATCGACGAGGTGTTCCATCTGAAGAATTCGGTCGCCAAGCACCGGCCGGAAGAGGAGTTCGCGGCGATCCGCGAGCGGATCGCGCGAACGACCGAGCGTATCGAGAAGACAGCGTGGCAGTTGGATCAGTACGGGTCAGAGAAGGCTGCGGGGTATCTTCGGCGGTGGGTGCCGTCGATCGTGACGTTTGCCGAGCAGGCTGTCGAGGGGTTCGAGGTGCCGTGGACCTCGAACCCCGTCGAACGGCTGATGGGCGAAGTCAGCAAGCGATGCAAGAACCAGTGGATGCGCTGGACAACGGAGGGATTAGAGGCGATACTCCAGCTTCGGCTGGTGAAGTACGCTGATCCAGAGCACTACCAGGCGTTCCTTGATGAACTGCTCCAGCGATCGACCAAAACAGCAATGAGCTGTGACCTCTCAATTGAGAGTACCAGAGGCAAACTCTAG
- the hmgB gene encoding hydroxymethylglutaryl-CoA synthase — MTTVGIDAVEIRTGNLKLDLPETFAPEKGEDPEKYTKGLGLHASSFPDVYEDIVTMGANAAKRLMDRKGLEPDDIGRIDVATESAFDHSKPASTYIAGCLEDVYEGDFHHANKGERKFACVAGTQAVDDAVNWIQAGKNRGRAALVIATDTALYERGDSGEATQGAGAVAMLIDEDPSLTSVDPVQGFGSADETDFLKPNQQFPSVDGKRSMQVYLARMREALQDVESQRDLHPDDFAVVPFHIPFPGMVRKGAALGFRHISRGTDVEEELAEEIGMQPRREDFEDDEAFRDALTEYTDDLTGTDRYREWYDRTVEPTLGISRHVGNWYTGSVHLARASALKEAREGGRDLDDAEMMVCSYGSGAQAEIHIETVQPGWEEEIAQLNVDEQLRARKDITFAEYEQIHEVHNYDETTDIDAFTTPEEEFVFDGWGRMGERKYTYVE, encoded by the coding sequence ATGACTACAGTGGGCATCGACGCTGTCGAGATCCGCACTGGCAACCTCAAACTCGATCTGCCGGAGACGTTCGCTCCCGAGAAGGGCGAAGACCCCGAGAAATATACAAAAGGGCTCGGCCTCCACGCGAGTTCGTTCCCGGACGTCTACGAGGACATCGTCACGATGGGTGCGAACGCGGCCAAGCGCCTGATGGACCGAAAGGGGCTGGAACCCGACGATATCGGCCGGATCGACGTCGCGACCGAGAGCGCGTTCGACCACTCCAAGCCGGCCTCGACGTACATCGCCGGGTGTCTCGAAGACGTCTACGAGGGGGACTTCCATCACGCCAACAAGGGCGAGCGGAAGTTCGCCTGCGTCGCGGGCACGCAGGCCGTCGACGACGCGGTCAACTGGATCCAGGCCGGGAAGAATCGAGGACGGGCCGCACTCGTGATCGCTACCGACACTGCACTCTACGAGCGCGGCGACTCCGGCGAGGCGACCCAGGGTGCGGGCGCAGTCGCGATGTTGATCGACGAGGATCCGAGCCTCACGTCGGTCGATCCCGTCCAGGGCTTTGGCAGCGCCGACGAGACGGACTTCCTCAAGCCCAACCAGCAGTTCCCGAGCGTCGACGGCAAGCGCTCGATGCAGGTGTATCTCGCCCGGATGCGCGAGGCTCTCCAGGACGTCGAGAGCCAGCGTGACCTCCATCCCGACGACTTCGCGGTCGTCCCGTTCCACATTCCGTTCCCGGGCATGGTCCGGAAGGGTGCAGCACTCGGCTTCCGGCACATCTCGCGTGGCACGGACGTCGAGGAGGAACTCGCCGAAGAGATCGGGATGCAGCCCCGGCGTGAGGACTTCGAAGACGACGAAGCCTTCCGTGATGCACTCACGGAGTACACCGACGATCTGACCGGCACCGACCGGTATCGCGAGTGGTACGACCGGACGGTCGAGCCGACACTCGGCATCTCCCGACACGTCGGCAACTGGTACACTGGCTCGGTCCACCTGGCACGGGCGTCCGCGCTCAAAGAAGCCCGTGAAGGGGGCCGTGACCTCGACGACGCCGAGATGATGGTCTGCTCGTACGGCAGCGGGGCGCAGGCCGAGATCCACATCGAGACCGTCCAGCCCGGCTGGGAGGAAGAGATCGCCCAGCTCAACGTCGACGAACAGCTCCGAGCGCGCAAGGACATCACCTTCGCGGAGTACGAACAGATCCACGAGGTTCACAACTACGACGAGACGACCGACATCGACGCGTTCACCACGCCCGAAGAAGAGTTCGTCTTCGACGGCTGGGGTCGCATGGGCGAGCGCAAGTACACGTACGTCGAATAG
- a CDS encoding helix-turn-helix domain-containing protein, giving the protein MDSGSGRDRLAKQIAGEIATSDRPGETIRKWRTDFEIAQSDLAAELDVSPSVVSDYESGRRDNPGIGVVNRMVSALLAIDQRRGGRHIRQHARVISAGFDNDIVSDLREFSAAVPIERYFEAIDATELAPGSQETVVGHTVIDSIEAITRLSSEEFYRLYGQSSNRALVFTNVTRGESPLVAMRVVNPTPNAVVLHGIEPEDVWDRAADLARVDGFALGATTQELAAMLDRLGTQF; this is encoded by the coding sequence ATGGACAGCGGATCGGGTCGCGACCGCCTCGCGAAGCAGATCGCGGGCGAAATTGCGACGAGTGATCGACCGGGCGAGACCATCCGAAAGTGGCGGACGGACTTCGAGATCGCTCAATCGGACCTCGCAGCCGAACTCGACGTCTCGCCGTCAGTCGTCTCCGATTACGAGAGTGGCCGGCGTGACAATCCCGGAATCGGGGTCGTCAACCGGATGGTTTCGGCGCTGCTCGCCATCGACCAGCGCCGCGGCGGGCGACACATCCGCCAGCACGCCCGGGTCATCTCGGCCGGTTTCGACAACGACATTGTCTCGGACCTCCGGGAGTTCTCGGCGGCAGTGCCGATCGAACGGTACTTCGAGGCGATCGACGCGACGGAACTCGCACCCGGGAGCCAGGAGACCGTCGTCGGTCACACCGTCATCGACAGTATCGAGGCGATCACGCGGCTCTCAAGCGAGGAGTTCTATCGGCTGTACGGCCAGAGTTCGAACCGCGCGCTCGTGTTCACGAACGTCACCCGCGGGGAGTCGCCGCTGGTCGCGATGCGGGTCGTCAACCCCACGCCGAACGCGGTCGTGCTCCACGGGATCGAGCCGGAAGACGTCTGGGACCGCGCGGCCGATCTGGCCCGTGTCGACGGGTTCGCGCTGGGAGCGACGACCCAGGAGTTAGCCGCGATGCTCGATCGACTCGGAACACAGTTCTGA
- a CDS encoding Ig-like domain-containing protein codes for MDHSVEVQQQLQDLRNAIVSMPGRTSGTGTTISLGTSYPARIIALNPAPPSGRLSTDGTADPRVNLTITNATAVGETGDVWNGSTRSYNTGGIVYEPNYNRYRDPPTTIYENSLLYNSFDNADLTLAGQSLLSGNRISLVTLNGSLSRSSSASTTVDTRPITSSDRTVLVAGNATSPITLNLTTRLSASRWTTLLEDEASVDTVTPAPNADAVPGPFTRVQVTLDPGQYRLQMAKVGVGTGATQESASYLTDVSLSDETITWGENATVVLEVRDAYNNPQSGITVNGSANQGSIHPSLMTSDSDGRVAFTYNSTGANGSTDLNFSLDATGSGFDASTPENGSVTVEVTSPLQSGGGGGGPFDLEWTDPGTADYTYEFNLTESPNANERTFTVQTLLENELANIRDLEVDFVVDDPDVDISPSDTFTDEGGEATVDFSADRNKTVKLWAIGGGGSDLVNVTIINTTSEGFAGDTTPPSIMNWTGVGAYDRGDTNQNSADVAEFDVGVSDDASLDRLELTVTDGGNTIGQDTVNLSGSSDQINAYEISLNPAPNLSGNNQIEVTITAVDASGNSMTCTGIIDTINSNITKGDGDFQCS; via the coding sequence ATGGATCACAGCGTCGAGGTCCAACAACAGCTCCAGGACCTCCGGAATGCGATCGTTTCGATGCCGGGACGCACGTCGGGCACAGGGACGACTATTTCGCTCGGAACGTCGTATCCAGCCCGCATCATCGCCCTCAACCCGGCTCCGCCATCGGGCCGATTATCGACGGACGGCACGGCTGATCCACGGGTGAACCTGACGATCACGAACGCGACCGCTGTCGGCGAGACTGGCGACGTCTGGAACGGATCGACGCGGTCGTACAACACCGGCGGAATCGTCTACGAGCCGAACTACAACCGCTATCGCGATCCGCCGACGACGATCTACGAGAATTCACTGCTGTACAACAGCTTCGACAACGCGGATCTGACGCTCGCCGGTCAGTCGTTGCTTTCGGGCAATCGCATCTCGCTGGTCACGCTCAACGGGTCGCTCAGTCGGTCGAGTAGTGCCTCGACGACCGTCGATACGCGGCCGATCACTAGCTCTGATCGGACGGTACTGGTTGCAGGGAACGCCACGTCGCCGATCACGCTCAATCTGACGACCCGGCTCTCGGCCAGTCGGTGGACGACGCTACTGGAGGACGAGGCAAGCGTCGATACCGTCACGCCTGCGCCGAATGCCGACGCCGTTCCCGGGCCGTTTACGCGCGTTCAGGTTACTCTTGATCCGGGCCAGTATCGCCTGCAGATGGCGAAAGTCGGTGTCGGGACGGGGGCAACGCAGGAGTCGGCGAGCTATTTGACGGATGTTTCACTCAGTGACGAGACGATTACGTGGGGTGAGAACGCGACCGTTGTATTGGAAGTCCGAGATGCGTACAACAACCCGCAGTCCGGGATCACCGTCAACGGGAGTGCTAATCAAGGTTCGATTCATCCGTCCTTGATGACTTCCGATTCCGACGGACGGGTGGCGTTCACCTACAATTCGACTGGCGCGAATGGATCGACGGACCTTAACTTCAGTCTTGACGCGACCGGTTCAGGATTCGATGCCTCGACCCCAGAGAACGGTTCTGTGACTGTCGAAGTTACGTCTCCGCTTCAGTCTGGTGGCGGTGGTGGCGGACCGTTCGATCTTGAGTGGACTGATCCAGGTACGGCAGATTACACGTACGAATTCAATCTCACTGAAAGCCCGAACGCCAACGAACGGACATTCACTGTCCAGACGTTGCTTGAAAACGAGTTGGCGAATATCCGAGATTTGGAGGTGGACTTTGTGGTCGATGATCCCGATGTCGATATTTCGCCGTCCGACACCTTCACCGACGAAGGCGGTGAAGCGACGGTCGATTTCAGCGCGGACAGGAACAAGACTGTCAAACTGTGGGCGATCGGTGGAGGTGGGTCCGATCTCGTGAATGTGACAATAATCAATACTACTAGTGAGGGATTCGCTGGGGACACGACACCACCATCGATTATGAATTGGACAGGAGTAGGTGCTTATGATCGGGGAGATACTAACCAGAATAGTGCAGATGTAGCTGAATTTGATGTCGGCGTTAGTGATGATGCCTCGCTTGACAGACTTGAACTGACCGTCACTGATGGGGGGAACACAATTGGACAAGACACGGTCAATTTGTCAGGTAGCTCTGACCAGATCAATGCTTATGAAATATCGCTCAATCCCGCGCCAAATTTATCGGGAAATAATCAAATAGAAGTGACTATTACTGCAGTGGACGCTTCTGGGAATAGCATGACTTGCACAGGAATAATTGACACTATAAATTCAAATATCACGAAGGGAGATGGCGACTTCCAGTGTAGTTGA
- a CDS encoding RtcB family protein, with the protein MTTYDAGEFTLQKVREYVWEIPQEDEMRVPARVLASEELLDEISEDLSLQQLKNTTHLPGIQKYALAMPDAHQGYGFPVGGVAGIDTENGVISPGAVGYDINCGVRMMKTNLTYSDIQGREQELVDALFEAIPSGLGGGGVVQTDVDTLAEILERGVEWALEEGYAVEDDLTHCEDEGVRPGADADAVSKKAKDRGRQQLGSLGSGNHFLEVQRVTDVYREDVAERFGLEEDQIVVLIHCGSRGLGHQVCTDYLREIEKTHEGLLEQLPDKELAAAPAGSHLAEEYYAAMNAAINFAWVNRQLIMHRTREVFADVFDRDWRDMEMELLYDVAHNIAKKETHTIGDEDRELFVHRKGATRAFPAGHPEVPAAYRDVGQPIIIPGSMGAGSYVLRGGENSLAETFGSTAHGAGRLMSRTEAKNTYWGEDVQDDLRETQEIYVKAQSGATVAEEAPGVYKDIDEVVRISDELGIGDRVARTFPVCNIKG; encoded by the coding sequence ATGACTACCTACGACGCCGGCGAGTTCACCTTACAGAAGGTTCGGGAGTACGTCTGGGAAATCCCTCAGGAAGACGAGATGCGCGTCCCGGCCCGCGTCCTCGCCAGCGAGGAACTCCTCGACGAAATCAGCGAGGATCTCTCCTTGCAGCAACTCAAGAACACGACCCACCTCCCGGGGATCCAGAAGTACGCCCTCGCGATGCCCGACGCCCACCAGGGCTATGGGTTCCCGGTCGGCGGCGTCGCCGGGATCGACACCGAGAACGGCGTCATCTCGCCCGGTGCGGTTGGTTACGACATTAATTGTGGGGTGAGGATGATGAAAACAAACCTCACGTACAGTGATATCCAGGGGCGCGAGCAAGAACTCGTCGACGCGCTGTTCGAGGCGATCCCGAGCGGGCTCGGCGGCGGTGGCGTCGTCCAGACGGACGTCGACACCTTAGCGGAGATTTTAGAGCGTGGTGTCGAGTGGGCACTCGAGGAGGGATACGCCGTCGAAGACGATCTCACCCACTGCGAGGACGAGGGTGTCCGGCCGGGGGCCGACGCCGACGCGGTCTCGAAGAAGGCCAAAGACAGGGGTCGCCAGCAACTCGGGAGTCTCGGGAGCGGGAATCACTTCCTGGAAGTCCAGCGTGTCACGGACGTCTACCGCGAGGACGTCGCCGAGCGCTTCGGTCTCGAGGAAGACCAGATCGTGGTTCTGATTCACTGTGGCTCGCGCGGGCTGGGCCACCAGGTCTGTACCGACTACCTTCGGGAGATCGAAAAGACTCATGAGGGACTGCTCGAGCAACTCCCGGACAAGGAACTCGCGGCCGCGCCCGCAGGCAGTCACCTCGCCGAGGAGTACTACGCCGCGATGAACGCGGCGATCAACTTCGCGTGGGTCAACCGCCAGCTCATCATGCACCGAACCCGCGAGGTCTTCGCCGACGTCTTCGATCGTGACTGGCGCGACATGGAGATGGAGTTGCTCTACGACGTCGCCCACAACATCGCCAAGAAGGAGACCCATACCATTGGGGACGAGGATCGCGAACTCTTCGTCCACCGGAAGGGCGCGACGCGGGCGTTCCCGGCCGGCCACCCCGAAGTCCCGGCGGCCTACCGCGACGTCGGCCAGCCGATCATCATCCCCGGGAGCATGGGCGCGGGGAGTTACGTCCTCCGCGGTGGCGAGAACTCCTTGGCGGAGACGTTCGGCTCGACGGCCCACGGCGCGGGCCGGCTCATGTCCCGGACGGAAGCCAAGAACACCTACTGGGGCGAGGACGTCCAGGACGACCTCCGGGAGACTCAGGAAATCTACGTCAAAGCTCAGAGCGGCGCGACTGTCGCCGAGGAGGCCCCCGGCGTCTACAAGGACATCGACGAGGTCGTTCGGATCTCGGACGAACTCGGGATCGGCGACCGGGTCGCCCGGACGTTCCCGGTCTGCAATATCAAAGGCTAG
- a CDS encoding dodecin, which yields MVFKKVTLVGTSPDGFDAAVDDAIDRANETLDGVQWIEVDELGVEVASVADREYQAEVTVAFELQD from the coding sequence ATGGTATTCAAAAAAGTGACCCTCGTCGGAACCAGCCCCGACGGGTTCGACGCGGCCGTCGACGACGCGATCGACCGGGCGAACGAGACACTCGACGGCGTTCAGTGGATCGAGGTCGACGAACTGGGCGTCGAGGTGGCGTCCGTCGCGGACCGCGAGTATCAGGCAGAAGTCACCGTGGCGTTCGAACTCCAGGACTGA
- a CDS encoding PKD domain-containing protein — protein MNEVKDGVHAQSEVTGVVLLTAVVVILSVIVGGAILTNIDTQDEPVANLEATVDATNVTISHQGGTQLSTDEVTVYFRSGNTERHSLSTIEELQGNFDPGETVRHTHNATGVVTVFVVHEPSNTLLYDRDFDVPLPLQDTTAPIANLSITPTVPTVGEAVTLDASDSVASNDSIIGYAWDLDGDWNYEQSGNATITKQFTDPGNQTIRVRVADSKGGTNTTSQQVRINAPPVAAFTSNPRPAIVNKTVLFTASNSIDPDGSITSYDWDFNNDSNFEASGTTSTQTFDASGVYPVTLRVTDADNETNTTSTTITVTDEPLARFTYSPNAPGTGEGISFDASASNDPDGSILSYDWDFDGDGTVDGSGESVTHTYYAPYRYNVTLNVTDDSGASNVTTQTVLANSPPDANFTSNCEGSECGFDASTSTDDGTIANYTWTFDDGNTTTTNDPVLNHTYAQSGTYNVTLTGTDGFGATNATSQTISVDTEPPTIENATLQDGDGNAFVTNGDTVSISATVSDSFSGISTATADASSLDAGTVTLTDPDGDGIYNATISVGASPTEGSQSVTITAVDNASNTASAMTNTLTVDITPPSITNFSVVDESEFNFIVIYWEFIESFGVEWETTDDHLVQTTVYVNRSGTLQDTYPGQSGDETYENTRMYETSGREHTVTIVAVDEAGNEACRTVTDTADGSDPPDSAYKSC, from the coding sequence ATGAATGAAGTCAAAGATGGCGTTCATGCCCAATCTGAAGTAACCGGCGTAGTCCTCTTGACTGCTGTCGTCGTCATTCTCTCGGTCATCGTAGGCGGGGCAATTCTCACAAACATTGATACGCAGGACGAACCCGTAGCAAATCTCGAAGCGACTGTCGACGCGACGAACGTCACGATCAGTCATCAGGGCGGAACCCAACTGTCCACTGACGAGGTCACCGTCTACTTTCGATCCGGGAATACGGAACGCCACTCGCTGAGCACTATCGAGGAACTACAAGGGAATTTCGATCCCGGAGAAACCGTTCGTCACACCCACAACGCAACAGGGGTCGTCACCGTCTTCGTCGTCCACGAACCGTCGAATACCCTGCTTTACGACCGTGATTTCGATGTCCCTCTACCACTACAGGACACTACAGCCCCAATCGCAAACCTATCTATAACTCCGACAGTTCCGACAGTCGGCGAAGCAGTGACTCTTGACGCGAGCGATTCCGTTGCTTCGAACGATTCGATCATCGGCTATGCATGGGATCTCGACGGCGATTGGAACTACGAACAGTCCGGCAATGCGACGATCACGAAACAGTTCACTGATCCAGGAAATCAAACGATAAGAGTACGAGTGGCTGATAGTAAGGGGGGTACAAATACGACCTCCCAGCAAGTTCGTATCAATGCCCCCCCTGTGGCCGCGTTTACCTCCAACCCGCGGCCGGCTATCGTCAACAAGACAGTTTTGTTCACTGCGTCGAATTCAATAGATCCCGACGGTTCGATCACCAGCTACGATTGGGATTTCAACAACGATAGCAACTTCGAAGCGAGTGGTACCACATCCACGCAGACGTTCGATGCTAGTGGTGTCTATCCGGTAACACTTCGGGTAACTGACGCCGATAACGAGACAAACACGACGTCGACAACGATCACAGTCACGGACGAACCGCTCGCTCGCTTCACCTACAGCCCAAATGCGCCTGGAACTGGCGAAGGAATATCCTTCGACGCAAGTGCTTCGAACGATCCCGATGGTTCGATTCTCAGCTACGACTGGGACTTCGATGGCGACGGCACGGTCGACGGAAGTGGCGAGTCTGTCACCCATACCTACTATGCGCCGTATCGGTACAACGTGACGCTGAACGTGACGGACGATTCAGGGGCGAGCAACGTGACGACGCAAACAGTACTGGCCAATAGCCCACCGGACGCTAACTTTACGTCGAACTGCGAAGGAAGTGAGTGTGGGTTCGATGCGTCGACGTCAACCGACGACGGCACGATTGCAAACTACACGTGGACGTTCGACGACGGCAATACGACGACCACGAACGACCCCGTTCTTAATCACACCTACGCCCAGAGTGGTACTTACAACGTCACGCTCACGGGGACTGACGGCTTCGGGGCGACGAACGCAACCTCACAAACTATTTCCGTAGACACGGAACCGCCAACAATTGAGAACGCAACGCTGCAAGATGGCGACGGCAACGCATTCGTCACCAATGGTGATACCGTTTCGATCTCAGCGACCGTCTCTGATTCATTCTCGGGCATTTCGACGGCAACAGCCGACGCATCGTCACTGGACGCTGGGACGGTCACGCTCACTGATCCTGACGGTGATGGAATCTACAACGCGACTATCTCGGTTGGGGCCTCGCCCACAGAGGGGTCACAGTCAGTGACAATTACCGCGGTCGACAATGCCTCGAACACGGCGAGTGCGATGACCAACACGTTGACCGTGGACATAACGCCACCGAGCATTACGAACTTCTCGGTCGTAGACGAGAGTGAATTCAATTTTATCGTCATCTATTGGGAGTTTATAGAGTCGTTCGGGGTCGAGTGGGAAACAACGGACGACCACCTCGTCCAAACAACGGTTTACGTCAATCGGTCCGGAACGCTTCAAGACACGTATCCCGGCCAGTCGGGGGATGAAACGTATGAAAATACGCGAATGTACGAAACGTCCGGACGCGAGCACACCGTCACTATAGTTGCCGTCGATGAGGCTGGAAACGAGGCCTGTCGGACTGTGACGGACACTGCCGACGGAAGTGATCCACCCGATTCGGCGTATAAATCATGTTGA
- a CDS encoding type IV pilin, which produces MDPATPGDSDDRGVSEMTAVVTLVAIAFVLVAGVGISAIMFSEGDTGPPQANFTYEYIDQTSALLITHDRGDEIPSGDLYVSGSDSNVTWAALAGSNESALVTPGDAVQVSEQSAFGEPVRSSSRLELVFHNASLNQSAVISRWNGDTGI; this is translated from the coding sequence ATGGATCCGGCCACCCCCGGAGACAGCGACGACCGCGGCGTCTCTGAGATGACGGCCGTCGTGACACTCGTCGCCATCGCGTTCGTCCTCGTGGCCGGCGTCGGGATCAGCGCGATCATGTTTTCGGAGGGCGATACCGGCCCGCCACAGGCCAACTTCACCTACGAGTACATCGACCAGACCAGCGCACTCCTCATCACCCACGACAGAGGTGACGAGATTCCCAGCGGAGACCTCTACGTCAGCGGATCCGACAGCAACGTTACCTGGGCCGCCCTGGCCGGATCGAACGAATCAGCACTCGTCACGCCGGGCGACGCCGTCCAGGTCAGCGAGCAAAGCGCTTTCGGCGAGCCAGTCCGCTCGAGTAGTCGCCTCGAACTCGTCTTCCACAACGCGTCGCTGAACCAATCAGCCGTGATTTCGCGATGGAACGGCGACACAGGCATCTGA
- a CDS encoding metal-dependent hydrolase yields the protein MPSTVVHLALAGLIAAALLGRAFDWRALAVVLGLVVVPDLDAFAGLVIPGGHRALLHTLLFPAALAVLIYYDTRIRSTSWLAARFDGYGPRVAWVGVLAIVFAGIAPDLVGAGANILYPIHDQFYAFNGKLELSTQRGLVQTFVDLSPTATDGGGAAVGSTADVHVSSGVDPTRGPESADVDRVFPVARSGTQLLLVVTSLVVVGVRLVESRLSGRRPAE from the coding sequence ATGCCCTCGACGGTGGTACATCTGGCTCTCGCGGGGCTGATCGCGGCGGCGTTGCTCGGGCGAGCGTTCGACTGGCGTGCACTCGCCGTCGTGCTCGGGCTAGTGGTGGTCCCCGACCTCGATGCCTTTGCCGGCCTCGTCATTCCAGGCGGACACCGGGCACTCCTGCATACGCTGTTGTTCCCGGCCGCACTCGCCGTTCTGATTTACTACGACACCCGGATCCGTTCGACGTCCTGGCTTGCGGCCCGATTCGACGGGTACGGCCCCCGAGTCGCGTGGGTCGGAGTCCTGGCGATCGTCTTCGCGGGGATCGCCCCGGATCTGGTCGGGGCCGGCGCGAACATCCTCTACCCGATCCACGATCAGTTCTACGCGTTCAACGGGAAGCTCGAACTTTCGACCCAGCGCGGACTCGTCCAGACGTTCGTGGATCTCTCGCCGACAGCGACTGACGGTGGTGGGGCTGCGGTCGGATCGACTGCTGACGTTCACGTCAGTTCGGGTGTCGACCCGACTCGTGGACCGGAATCCGCAGACGTCGACCGGGTTTTCCCGGTTGCCCGGTCGGGCACCCAACTCCTGCTCGTGGTCACCAGTCTCGTCGTCGTCGGCGTCCGGCTGGTCGAGTCTCGGCTGTCGGGGCGTCGGCCAGCCGAGTGA